A section of the Nitrospirota bacterium genome encodes:
- a CDS encoding sigma-54-dependent Fis family transcriptional regulator, with the protein MAVILVVDDEPLQRDILKTILDDEGYETHTAASGEEALKTITKFPPDVILTDLKMEGMGGIELLVTARAENSSLTFIVMTAHGTVGSAVEAMKKGAFDYLQKPLEKENLLITVRRATEHAELLKENLQLKKELYDRFKMEGIVGRSSKMQEAMEIMTKVSGSPATVLIIGESGTGKELIARAIHYNSPRRAKPFIALNCAAIPENLFESELFGYEPGAFTGASARKIGLFEAANNGTLFLDEIGDMPLMMQSKLLRVLQDREIRRLGGKEPIRIDVRIITATNKDLVKELSKGGFREDLYYRLKVVTIQLPPLRERKEDIPELVAFFRTKYNHEFGKRIKGVDQSSLRALTEYSWPGNIRQLESVIERAVILSDHDAITLKDIKSELRTAQPSGVWDFELSEEGLNFEELEKNLLRKAMAKSNGVVAKAAKLLGMSYKTFWYRWEKISMGPASKRIADE; encoded by the coding sequence ATGGCGGTAATCCTCGTTGTTGACGACGAACCCCTGCAGCGGGACATCCTGAAGACAATCCTTGATGACGAGGGATACGAGACCCATACCGCAGCCTCAGGAGAGGAAGCGCTCAAGACCATTACAAAATTCCCTCCTGACGTAATCCTGACTGACCTCAAGATGGAGGGCATGGGAGGCATAGAGCTTCTCGTAACCGCACGGGCCGAGAACTCTTCTCTGACATTTATTGTTATGACTGCCCACGGCACGGTCGGCTCGGCAGTCGAGGCAATGAAAAAGGGCGCCTTTGACTATCTGCAGAAACCGCTCGAAAAAGAAAACCTGCTCATTACGGTCAGGCGTGCAACAGAGCATGCTGAACTGCTGAAGGAAAACCTGCAGCTCAAAAAAGAACTCTACGACAGGTTCAAAATGGAAGGCATTGTCGGCAGATCGTCAAAAATGCAGGAAGCCATGGAGATCATGACGAAGGTTTCCGGCAGTCCTGCTACCGTTCTGATCATCGGGGAGAGCGGCACAGGGAAAGAGCTCATAGCACGGGCCATCCATTATAACAGCCCGCGACGCGCCAAGCCGTTTATTGCACTGAACTGCGCAGCCATCCCTGAGAATCTGTTTGAAAGCGAGCTGTTTGGATACGAGCCGGGGGCATTCACCGGGGCCTCGGCCCGCAAGATCGGTCTTTTCGAGGCTGCCAACAACGGTACGCTTTTCCTTGACGAAATCGGCGATATGCCGCTCATGATGCAGTCTAAACTTCTTCGCGTACTCCAGGACAGAGAGATCAGGCGGCTCGGCGGAAAGGAACCGATCAGGATCGATGTCAGGATCATCACTGCTACGAACAAGGACCTGGTGAAGGAGCTCTCAAAAGGCGGTTTCAGGGAGGACCTGTATTACCGCCTCAAGGTTGTAACGATCCAGCTGCCTCCTCTGAGGGAGCGTAAGGAAGACATTCCGGAGCTGGTCGCATTTTTCAGGACTAAATATAACCACGAATTCGGCAAGAGGATAAAGGGCGTTGACCAGTCATCACTGAGGGCTCTTACCGAATATTCCTGGCCAGGCAATATCCGGCAATTGGAATCGGTCATTGAGCGCGCAGTCATCCTGAGCGATCATGACGCGATCACCCTGAAGGATATAAAAAGTGAACTCAGGACCGCTCAACCGTCCGGCGTCTGGGATTTTGAACTCAGTGAGGAGGGCTTAAACTTCGAGGAACTTGAGAAGAACCTGTTGCGAAAGGCCATGGCAAAGTCAAACGGCGTTGTTGCCAAGGCTGCAAAGCTTCTTGGGATGAGCTATAAGACCTTCTGGTACCGCTGGGAAAAGATCAGCATGGGGCCTGCCTCAAAGAGAATTGCGGATGAATAA
- a CDS encoding HAMP domain-containing protein, with the protein MRFIIRNSLRDYFLRLSLNQKLVAMMLLLSTSLLTVYFFLYFQTEKAMYREFESQTVELSKAIQVGVEEVTSTGATDEKRLQDYLKKLNTKGVKEISIISTSSDKIISSTDPRKIGKDPATKRKELIFKAELGETVPGEGHAYNVIIPVVAGEKHFGYIHLTINTDDFSTFMRKRLFARLFAVIFVFGIGMLLTVYLARSYTKPIEEVVRVAQSVASGNLNHELNADRKDEIGKLAQSFNFMVERLREQRDLEEKLRKAEHLAGIGQFATSIAHEIKNPLNFISLSIDLIREKYRPADNATQQKFESMIVNIKKEIQRVSRFAESFLEFGRPLELNRVMTDMDKLIDEVIDLVTAKAQMEDIEIRKSCESLPELSIDPEFIKTCLYNIILNSFQAMPAGGLLTVTTSQRGSSFLCVIEDTGIGIPGDRIAKVFDPFFTTKTTGLGLGLALTKRVIEEHKGSVEIKSAEGRGTTFTITLPLEREA; encoded by the coding sequence ATGCGCTTTATCATCAGAAACAGCCTCCGGGACTATTTCCTCAGGCTTTCCCTTAACCAGAAACTGGTCGCCATGATGCTGCTGCTGAGCACAAGCCTTCTGACCGTCTATTTTTTCCTTTATTTTCAGACAGAAAAGGCGATGTACCGTGAGTTCGAGAGCCAGACCGTGGAACTCTCCAAGGCCATTCAGGTCGGTGTTGAGGAAGTGACCAGCACCGGGGCGACTGACGAAAAGCGGCTTCAGGACTACCTGAAAAAACTGAACACAAAGGGAGTCAAGGAGATATCCATCATCAGCACGAGCTCGGATAAGATCATCTCCAGTACCGATCCCAGGAAGATCGGCAAAGATCCTGCTACAAAGCGGAAGGAACTGATCTTCAAGGCAGAGTTAGGAGAAACCGTGCCCGGCGAAGGTCACGCTTACAATGTAATCATCCCCGTTGTTGCAGGCGAAAAGCATTTTGGCTATATCCATCTGACGATCAATACCGACGACTTCTCTACCTTCATGCGAAAGCGTCTTTTTGCCAGGCTCTTTGCGGTCATATTTGTCTTCGGCATCGGTATGCTCCTGACCGTCTATCTTGCAAGGAGCTACACCAAGCCGATCGAAGAGGTCGTGCGAGTAGCACAGAGCGTTGCATCGGGCAATCTGAATCACGAGCTGAACGCAGACAGGAAAGACGAGATCGGAAAACTGGCACAGAGTTTCAACTTTATGGTCGAACGCCTCCGGGAGCAGCGCGACCTTGAAGAGAAACTGCGAAAAGCGGAGCATCTTGCGGGTATCGGCCAGTTCGCCACCAGCATCGCCCACGAGATCAAGAACCCACTCAACTTCATCAGTCTTTCGATCGACCTGATCAGGGAAAAATACAGGCCGGCTGACAACGCCACGCAGCAGAAATTCGAATCCATGATCGTGAACATCAAGAAGGAGATTCAGCGGGTAAGCAGGTTCGCCGAGAGTTTCCTCGAATTCGGGAGGCCCCTTGAACTAAACCGCGTGATGACCGATATGGACAAACTGATCGATGAAGTGATCGATCTGGTAACGGCCAAGGCACAGATGGAAGATATCGAAATCCGAAAGTCCTGCGAGTCGCTTCCGGAACTCTCCATCGATCCGGAGTTCATCAAGACCTGCCTGTACAATATCATCCTCAACTCCTTTCAGGCGATGCCTGCGGGAGGATTACTTACCGTCACGACATCGCAGCGTGGCAGCAGTTTTCTTTGCGTTATTGAAGATACGGGCATCGGGATCCCCGGGGACCGCATCGCAAAAGTCTTTGACCCTTTTTTTACCACAAAGACCACAGGGCTCGGGCTCGGACTTGCCCTGACAAAAAGGGTCATTGAAGAACATAAAGGGAGCGTAGAGATAAAAAGCGCAGAAGGCAGAGGCACCACATTTACCATAACTCTGCCGCTGGAAAGGGAGGCGTAA
- a CDS encoding menaquinone biosynthesis protein — MMKLKIGKISYANVWPIFYMLERDADCSSYEFVEGVPSALNRMLREGSIDISPSSSIEYLKNPALYDIIENHSIDSNGPVGSVLLFSKKPIGDLEGETILLTSQSETSIALLQITLRKFYGLSCRYLQTAEPLGKAIRSHAAYLLIGDDALTEAANWPDLHIYDLGQLWTEHTGLPFTYALWLLRKESRREKESLVRRFVSDLEGAQQRALGDLDGIAAVSPFRSILPEKQLADYWRGISYTFSAAHKKGFALFRQYATELGLLPAEISS, encoded by the coding sequence ATGATGAAACTTAAAATCGGCAAGATCTCCTACGCCAATGTCTGGCCCATCTTTTATATGCTTGAAAGAGATGCGGACTGCTCGTCGTATGAATTCGTCGAGGGCGTGCCTTCAGCCCTCAACCGGATGCTCAGGGAAGGAAGTATCGACATCAGCCCGTCCTCTTCCATCGAATACCTGAAGAACCCTGCCTTGTACGATATCATCGAAAACCATTCGATCGATTCAAACGGGCCGGTCGGAAGCGTGCTGCTCTTCAGCAAAAAACCGATCGGGGATCTTGAAGGTGAAACAATCCTCCTGACCTCACAGTCGGAGACATCCATTGCATTGCTCCAGATCACCCTCAGAAAATTTTATGGCCTCTCCTGCAGATATCTGCAGACAGCGGAACCGCTCGGGAAAGCGATCAGGTCTCATGCCGCGTATCTCCTGATCGGTGATGACGCACTCACCGAGGCAGCAAACTGGCCGGACCTGCATATCTATGACCTGGGACAACTCTGGACAGAGCATACCGGACTTCCCTTCACGTATGCGCTCTGGCTTTTAAGAAAAGAGAGCCGCAGGGAAAAAGAGTCGCTCGTCAGAAGGTTTGTGTCCGATCTGGAAGGAGCGCAGCAGCGTGCGCTTGGTGATCTGGACGGCATTGCCGCAGTATCGCCCTTCCGAAGCATCCTTCCGGAAAAACAGCTGGCCGACTACTGGAGAGGCATTTCCTATACCTTCAGCGCTGCCCACAAAAAAGGTTTTGCTCTCTTCAGACAATATGCGACGGAGCTGGGCCTGCTGCCGGCAGAGATATCTTCCTGA
- a CDS encoding response regulator translates to MTAKQFFDTKQSLSRQALLRMALRIALVIVIATGVSYWHVYSTLRSSVFMNLTNYVDLRSKAESEQFLLAERQSVMVRDEFLHRLQEMGDRDPKAEFDRIFVRESDGLIRVRPEINDHRRHATVYLRHDVPITPDLRRRVYLGWQLLDQWGPMLVNRFFSGFMNMPEQLSINFCPSADWGRSATRETDITTYETYWRATIGRNPERLPFWTSVYYDPGAKAWMLSRVTPGDDKGRWVVTGGQDVEVADLIRRTVSNHVEQGTWNFIVDAQSNLIAHPNLTDQIEKSGGNLHVSTLGDAELAAMVRAVLDSAKNIASTIEPSGLDVFLGVSRIKGPEWFFVTVYPRKLLTALAFSTARIIFAIGFASLLLELIIMAVILRRRVAEPIAQTVIATERISRGDYTVRLDGRRNDELGLLAASVNRMAETIGERDAELMRQYRELQDAKNIQQEQQRLESIGTLAGGIAHDFNNILGAIIGYTQFALMRGKDDERWKTDLQNVLAASDRASALVRQILTFSRKQLQEKVPLQLSLIVKETVKLLRASIPSTIEIQEEITSAATILADMTQIHQVIMNLCTNAYQSMEQGQVGVLSITLKDIDSGQAGMGDDYHLPQGRYAMLTVSDTGCGMDRETMSKIFDPYFTTKEQGRGTGLGLAVTRGIVESHNGLITVKSEPGQGTTFTVYLPIIQEQAATETKETVKPVPVLIGYGRVMVVDDERSLRELTCRFLTDAGYDATAFANGFEAWQALSQSPGDWDLLLTDQTMPEMTGDQLAIRALEIRPDLPVILCSGFSSNLEVDQLKKAGVAAFLEKPIDRDMLLTQVAMALKAKETG, encoded by the coding sequence ATGACAGCAAAGCAATTTTTTGACACGAAGCAGTCCCTTTCACGGCAGGCTCTGCTGAGGATGGCACTGCGCATCGCCCTGGTCATTGTCATTGCTACCGGGGTGAGTTATTGGCATGTCTACAGCACCTTGCGGTCCTCAGTCTTCATGAATCTGACAAACTACGTTGATCTGCGCAGCAAGGCAGAGAGCGAGCAATTCCTGCTTGCGGAACGGCAGTCTGTGATGGTGCGCGATGAATTTCTGCACCGTCTGCAGGAAATGGGCGATCGTGATCCAAAGGCTGAGTTTGACCGAATCTTCGTACGCGAGTCTGACGGCCTTATACGTGTTCGTCCGGAGATCAATGACCACCGTCGTCATGCGACCGTATATCTGCGCCATGATGTCCCGATAACACCGGATCTGCGGAGGCGTGTATATCTCGGCTGGCAGCTTCTCGATCAGTGGGGACCGATGCTGGTGAACCGTTTTTTCAGCGGCTTCATGAATATGCCGGAACAGCTTTCGATCAACTTCTGCCCGTCCGCAGACTGGGGGAGATCGGCCACGCGCGAGACAGACATTACCACTTACGAAACGTACTGGCGGGCAACAATTGGAAGGAACCCTGAACGACTGCCCTTCTGGACATCAGTATACTATGACCCCGGGGCTAAAGCCTGGATGCTCTCCCGTGTGACTCCTGGTGACGATAAGGGGCGGTGGGTAGTAACAGGCGGACAGGACGTGGAGGTAGCTGACCTCATCAGACGGACTGTCTCCAACCATGTCGAGCAGGGCACCTGGAACTTTATTGTTGATGCCCAATCAAACCTGATCGCTCACCCAAACCTGACAGACCAGATAGAAAAGTCAGGCGGCAACCTGCATGTAAGCACGCTTGGGGATGCTGAATTGGCGGCAATGGTAAGGGCTGTGCTTGACTCGGCTAAGAATATTGCCTCTACGATCGAGCCGTCCGGCCTGGATGTTTTTCTGGGAGTCTCCCGCATCAAAGGGCCCGAATGGTTCTTTGTCACCGTCTATCCACGGAAGCTGTTGACCGCTCTGGCCTTCTCGACAGCACGCATCATTTTTGCGATCGGCTTTGCCTCGCTTCTTCTTGAACTTATCATTATGGCGGTCATCCTGCGCCGCAGGGTTGCGGAGCCGATAGCCCAAACTGTTATCGCGACCGAAAGGATCAGCCGCGGTGATTACACAGTCCGCCTCGATGGCCGGCGCAATGATGAACTGGGCCTTCTTGCCGCATCAGTCAACCGGATGGCAGAGACGATTGGTGAGCGTGATGCCGAGCTGATGCGGCAATACAGAGAGCTCCAGGACGCGAAGAATATTCAGCAGGAGCAGCAGAGGCTCGAAAGCATTGGCACCCTTGCGGGCGGCATTGCCCATGATTTCAACAATATCCTTGGCGCTATTATTGGCTACACGCAGTTCGCCCTCATGAGGGGAAAAGATGATGAGCGCTGGAAGACCGACCTGCAGAATGTGCTTGCCGCATCTGACAGGGCATCGGCGCTGGTACGCCAGATCCTGACGTTCAGCCGTAAGCAGCTGCAAGAGAAGGTCCCTCTGCAGCTTTCCCTGATAGTCAAAGAGACCGTGAAACTGCTGCGTGCATCCATCCCATCCACTATTGAGATCCAGGAGGAGATCACTTCGGCGGCCACAATTCTGGCCGATATGACCCAAATTCATCAGGTGATCATGAACCTCTGTACCAATGCCTATCAGTCGATGGAGCAGGGGCAGGTTGGGGTGCTCAGCATAACTCTTAAAGATATCGATAGCGGGCAGGCCGGGATGGGCGATGATTATCATCTGCCGCAGGGAAGGTATGCAATGCTTACGGTTAGCGATACCGGCTGCGGTATGGACAGGGAGACGATGTCAAAGATCTTTGATCCTTACTTTACCACTAAGGAGCAGGGCAGGGGCACCGGCCTGGGTCTGGCGGTGACCCGTGGCATTGTCGAAAGCCATAATGGTCTGATCACGGTGAAGAGTGAACCCGGGCAGGGCACGACCTTCACGGTTTATCTGCCGATAATTCAGGAACAGGCAGCAACAGAGACGAAAGAAACGGTTAAGCCCGTTCCTGTCCTGATAGGTTATGGGCGGGTTATGGTTGTGGATGATGAGAGATCTCTGCGTGAGCTGACCTGCCGGTTCCTGACAGATGCCGGTTATGATGCAACAGCCTTTGCCAATGGTTTCGAGGCCTGGCAGGCGTTGTCTCAGAGCCCTGGCGACTGGGATCTCCTGCTAACCGATCAGACCATGCCTGAAATGACCGGTGATCAACTGGCGATCAGGGCGCTCGAGATCAGACCGGACCTGCCGGTTATTCTCTGTTCCGGTTTCAGCTCAAATTTGGAGGTCGATCAGTTAAAAAAGGCCGGAGTGGCCGCCTTTCTGGAGAAACCTATTGACAGGGACATGCTGCTTACGCAGGTCGCTATGGCGCTGAAGGCAAAAGAAACAGGCTGA
- a CDS encoding archease, which produces MKQFEILDISGDAGIRVFGNDLPELFANAGIGMYSLITNINEFQNTKTLEVSAQGSSLEGLLVSFLNELIFHFDTYGFVGKSIAITALDHNSVAATLSGGDFDPDRHEGKLLIKAATYHKLKVEKRTDRWEAEVIFDI; this is translated from the coding sequence ATGAAACAGTTCGAAATCCTGGACATATCCGGCGATGCAGGCATACGAGTATTCGGAAACGATCTGCCGGAGCTCTTTGCAAACGCAGGTATCGGCATGTACAGCCTTATTACCAATATCAATGAATTTCAGAACACGAAAACGCTCGAGGTTTCGGCGCAAGGCAGCTCATTGGAAGGGCTCCTTGTCTCGTTTCTGAACGAGCTGATATTCCATTTCGACACGTATGGTTTTGTCGGAAAGAGCATTGCCATCACGGCATTGGATCATAACAGCGTCGCAGCGACACTATCGGGAGGAGACTTTGACCCTGACCGGCATGAAGGGAAATTATTGATCAAAGCAGCAACCTATCATAAATTGAAGGTAGAGAAGAGGACAGACCGCTGGGAGGCAGAGGTCATTTTCGATATTTAA
- a CDS encoding PAS domain S-box protein, whose translation MKDDGKTKEELIRELTGLRRELDALRQSEERFSSIFSNIGVGVALISPQMEIISLNPVMKQWFPHIDVSNQPICYKNFNSPPAEVICSYCPTTQTLQDGEVHRATTETPMPGGYRSFLVMSSAVRDAEGKIIAAIEVVEDITERKRAKDALRSSETLLQAVIGSSADMIFVKDLQGRYLLMNKAWSDVTGRDFKEMRGKDDYALFVPEEAARVMADDRRIISSASSVMYEHVLTFAGQKRMMQVRKGPVFDDQHNVVGVYGISRDITERKKMEDALRDSEAKYRELVENANVIILRMALDGTVTYFNEFAEHFFGYSADEILGKPVVGTIVPRRESVTNRDLSEMINAVLSDPKRYQENENENITRDGRRVFVHWTNRIVFGSGGEPIAVLSIGRDITERRHAAEERLKLQKLESLGVLAGGIAHDFNNLLQGVFGYMSMARLNIDRKEKALAMLDQAGKALEMTTNLTGQLLTFSKGGRPVKKRIILAEVIENAAKFALSGSRVDYRLTVEKGLWAAEADEGQFGQVIQNMVLNAAEAMPEGGTIEIAADNIELAKGSKQAISDGGRFVRIQIRDTGIGISELHLSKIFDPYFTTKQKGSGLGLASSYSIVKNHGGVIEVDSEQGKGSCFSLYLPSCETEEEAEAQASPGTGRSRRILLMDDEEIVRDVAKEMFEELGHEVESAADGAAALEKFWQAKEDGRPFDIVIFDLTIKGGMGGEEAIRILRESDPAVKAIVSSGYADTPVMSEFRSYGFAAVLNKPYRIEALEDCLNTLLVDLE comes from the coding sequence ATGAAAGACGACGGAAAGACAAAAGAAGAGCTTATCCGGGAATTGACAGGACTACGCCGGGAGTTGGACGCGCTGCGGCAGAGCGAGGAGCGATTCTCCTCAATTTTTTCGAACATAGGCGTCGGTGTGGCGCTCATAAGTCCGCAGATGGAGATCATCTCCCTTAACCCTGTCATGAAACAGTGGTTCCCTCATATCGATGTCAGCAATCAGCCGATCTGCTACAAGAACTTTAATTCCCCGCCGGCCGAGGTTATCTGTTCATACTGCCCCACAACCCAGACCCTTCAGGACGGGGAAGTTCATCGGGCTACAACAGAGACCCCAATGCCGGGTGGATATCGCTCTTTTCTGGTGATGTCCTCGGCTGTTCGTGATGCTGAGGGGAAGATTATCGCAGCTATTGAAGTGGTCGAAGACATTACCGAGCGCAAACGTGCCAAGGATGCCTTGCGGTCAAGCGAAACGCTTCTGCAGGCTGTTATCGGCAGCTCTGCTGATATGATATTCGTCAAAGACCTCCAGGGGCGGTATCTGCTGATGAACAAGGCATGGTCAGATGTAACCGGCAGGGATTTTAAAGAGATGCGGGGTAAAGATGACTACGCGCTTTTCGTGCCTGAGGAAGCGGCAAGGGTCATGGCGGATGACAGGAGAATTATCAGTTCGGCCTCGTCTGTTATGTATGAGCATGTGTTGACGTTTGCAGGACAGAAGCGGATGATGCAGGTCAGAAAAGGGCCTGTGTTTGATGACCAGCACAATGTTGTAGGTGTTTACGGGATCTCGCGCGATATTACGGAGCGCAAAAAAATGGAGGATGCACTTCGTGACAGTGAGGCAAAATATCGGGAACTGGTCGAAAATGCAAACGTCATTATATTGAGGATGGCGCTTGATGGAACAGTGACGTATTTCAATGAGTTTGCCGAGCATTTTTTTGGATATTCAGCTGATGAAATCCTCGGCAAGCCTGTGGTCGGCACTATCGTCCCACGGCGGGAATCAGTCACCAATCGTGATCTCTCTGAAATGATTAATGCGGTATTGTCAGATCCGAAGCGCTATCAAGAGAATGAAAATGAGAACATCACGCGTGATGGCAGAAGGGTCTTTGTTCACTGGACCAACCGTATTGTATTTGGTTCAGGTGGAGAACCTATAGCAGTTCTCTCGATTGGCCGGGATATTACAGAACGAAGGCATGCTGCTGAGGAGCGTCTCAAACTCCAGAAACTGGAATCTCTCGGAGTTCTTGCCGGCGGCATAGCCCATGACTTTAACAACCTGCTGCAGGGAGTATTTGGATACATGTCTATGGCCCGGCTGAACATCGATCGTAAAGAAAAAGCACTGGCCATGCTTGATCAGGCCGGAAAGGCCCTGGAGATGACAACTAATCTGACCGGTCAGCTTTTGACTTTTTCTAAGGGCGGCAGGCCGGTAAAAAAGAGAATCATATTGGCTGAGGTTATCGAGAACGCTGCGAAGTTCGCCTTGAGCGGTTCACGGGTTGATTACCGGCTGACGGTGGAGAAGGGCTTGTGGGCAGCCGAGGCAGATGAAGGCCAGTTCGGGCAGGTGATCCAGAACATGGTGTTGAATGCGGCAGAAGCAATGCCTGAGGGCGGGACGATAGAGATCGCAGCAGACAACATAGAACTTGCCAAAGGGAGTAAGCAGGCAATATCGGACGGTGGACGGTTTGTCAGGATACAGATCAGAGACACCGGCATTGGGATATCTGAGCTGCATCTATCGAAGATATTTGATCCTTATTTTACGACAAAACAGAAGGGCAGCGGGCTTGGGCTTGCCTCCTCGTATTCCATAGTAAAGAACCACGGTGGAGTGATAGAAGTAGACTCTGAACAGGGCAAGGGCAGTTGTTTTTCTCTTTATCTGCCTTCCTGTGAGACTGAGGAGGAAGCAGAAGCTCAAGCATCGCCCGGCACCGGACGATCACGGCGAATTCTTCTGATGGACGATGAAGAGATTGTGCGGGATGTGGCAAAGGAGATGTTCGAAGAACTCGGCCATGAAGTGGAAAGTGCTGCTGACGGAGCGGCCGCCCTGGAGAAGTTCTGGCAGGCAAAGGAGGACGGCAGGCCTTTTGATATTGTTATCTTTGATCTGACGATCAAGGGTGGCATGGGCGGCGAGGAGGCTATCAGGATTCTGCGCGAGTCAGATCCAGCGGTGAAGGCAATCGTCTCAAGCGGCTACGCTGATACCCCGGTGATGTCAGAATTCCGGTCATATGGGTTTGCGGCAGTTCTGAACAAGCCTTACAGAATCGAAGCGCTCGAAGACTGCCTGAATACTCTGCTTGTAGATTTAGAATAG